The window ATAACCACCAACAAGAATATCTGCCATAAACGGATAACCACGATTTTGATGAAATATTAAAGAACAAAGTCGTGCTAATGAATGAATTGAGATCGGTCCTTGTTTTTCTACTCTATGAAGATTTGAATGATAACGAAGAATATCTACAATATTTTGTGCATCAGCCACTCCACCAGCCAAAGTCAAGCCTGCATGTTCATCAATTTTTTGAATTTTCATGGTGTTATTATTAGCAATAAAATATCCAGCACTAGCTCTCATGTCAGCACATAATACGACACCGTCTTTAGCCTTGATACCTACAGTGGTAGTCCCATGCAGAATTTTTTCTTCAACGTTATTTGACAAAATACACCTATTAAGATAATTTCAAATGCTTTGACCCTTTTAAATAACTTTTTGTTCTATTGAAATGATAAATAATGACAAAAAAGTCATGATCATATGCAATCGCATACAATGGAGTTACCTAGGCTCATTGAGATTGGAGAGAGAAACATAGGGGATTTTGGCAAGTTTGTAAATTCACTCAATAAATCAAAAAGTGTTTCGTTAATCAGTGGAGTTAATGTAACTAAGATAGTTAAGAAAAAAATTGAAAATTCACTAAAATCTAATAGAATAAAATTTGTTTGGCATATGTCTGGTGACAATACAATTTCAGCCATTAATCAGATTCAAAAGAATGTAAAAAAAGATGGAAGTCATCTAATTGTAGGTATTGGTGGTGGAAGATCTGTAGATACTGCAAAAATGATTGCATATAATCTTGGCAAACCATTTGTGAGTGTACCTACTGCTGCATCACATGATGGAATGGCAAGTCCATTTGTTTCTGTGGTTAGTGATAAACCACATTCAATTGTTGCATCAGCACCATTAGGCGTATTTGTTGATATCGACATTATACGAAAAGCACCTGCTAAGCTTTTAGCAAGTGGTTGTGGAGATTTGATTGCTAATATCATTGCAGTAAAAGATTGGCAGTTAGGACATGAAAAAACTGGTGAATATTACGGTAGATATTCTGCAGATTTGGCTTTAATGAGTGCAAAAATAGTTATGGAGAATTCCAGTCAATATGCCAAAAATGGACTAGATGTCAGAATAATTGTTGAAGCGTTGATTAGTGCAGGAGTTGCATCTTGTATAGCAGGTAGTAGTAGACCTTGTTCTGGTGCAGAGCATCTTTTTTCGCATGCATTAGATAAGATTGCACCTGGAAGAGGGCTACATGGAGAAAAATGTGGGATTGGGTCTATTATGATGGCAAAGCTGCAAGGTCAGGACTGGAAAAAAATTGCTAAAACTTTGAAAGATGTTGGAGCACCTACAACAGCTAAACAAGTCAATTTGAAATCAGATGAAATTGTTAATGCCCTAATGATTGCACAGGAATTAAGACCTGAAAGGTATACCATTCTAAAAGAAATTGATATGACAGAGAAAAAGGCTTTGAATCTTGCAAAGATTACAAATGTGATTTGATTTAGGCTGTTTTAGGTTCAGGTTTTTTTTCTTCTTTTGTTTCAGTCTTCTTTGCTTGAGTTTTATTCAGATGTGTTTCAATAAAGTTGACTTTCTCTAAAGATGGAACAAACTTAAAAATATCTAATTGAATAAAATGCTTCATTATTTGTAGTCCATCGGCTCGGAGTATTTCTTCAGGAATTGTAATGTTTACTTCTTTATCCTTTAATTCAAAAGTAATTTTAGAATCTTCTAGAGGCAGTCTATTTTTTAGAATTCCGTCTACTTTATCATTTGGAGAGTCAAGTGATTTTACAACATTAACATCGTAAAGAATTGTTTTACCTGCATATCGGTGATTGTAATCGATTTGGACTCTTCCTGAACCGATAAATCTTATAATTCCTCTTTTATTGTCAACTTCAATTGTATCACCTACTGAAACCTTTTCTGCATCTTCTCCAAGTTTTCTAATAGGAATCATTCTAACTTTTCCAGCATCTCTTTCTCCAAATCCTTTGTCTGGCGTAACTTCAATTGTAAGTTTATCACCAACAGCTGTTTTAGATAATGCTTCATCCAATCCTTTTAGAACAGGATAAGAGACTTCACCGATTGAAACCAGTTTTGGTTGGTATTTTACATTAGATTCATGAATAGAATGTTTTTTTGCATCTTCTTCAATTGTGGTATCAAAAACCTCACTAGTATCTTTAACTTTTGCAGTATAATCTATTAGTATCAATGAACCTTTGTTGAAAGTCAATGTGATCGGTCTCGAATTTCCTTATATTAAGTTAACATGCAATTATAGAGCTTTGAGTTTTTCTTCTGCTGTTTTGAGACCTGCTTGAGCATCTGTTTTGTATCCCATCATAGCTAATGTTGATGAAATAGCAGATACTGTTCTCATAACATGATATTTGTTAACTTCTCCCATACATCCAACTCGGAATACTTTACCTTTTAGATTTCCAAATCCACCAGCTACTAACACTTTGAATTTATCAGCTAATGTATCTCGGAAAATTTTATCTTCTAATCCATCCAAGTAATTTAATGCTATAATTGAGATAGAGCGATCTTCTTGTTTTGCAAATGGTGTAAGACCAATTGCGCTTAAACTAGAATAGAGAGCATCAGAACAAACTTTATGACGCTTGAATACATGTTCAAGCCCTTCTTCTAACATTATAGACAATGCTTCTCTGTATGCATAAAGCAAAGGTAATGCTGGTGTAAATGGAGTATGTTTTGATTCTTCATAATATTTGAAATATCTTGCTAAATTGAAGTACATTGTTGGTGGAGGATTTGCAATCATGTATTTTTTAGCTTTAGGACTAACAGAGATAGGAGATATTCCTGGTGGAGCTGCAATTGCTTTTTGTGCTCCTGTCATACATACATCAATATTCCATTTGTCAACAGGAAGGTTAACACCTCCAAGGATGGAAACTGAATCTACAATGTACATTGCATCATTACGTGATGTTAAATCTGAAATTCTATCTAGATAATTTACCATAGTTCCTGTAGAGGTTTCGTTGTGTACTACATAGAATGCTTTTACATCTTTATTGTTATCAAATGCTTCTTTGACTTGATCAAAAGTTGCATTTTGTCCTGGTGGAGTTTGAAGTTTTACTACATGAGCTCCTTGAGCTTCGATTAATTCTGCAAGTCTTCCACTAAATTCTCCATTAACAGGAATGATAATTTTATCACCTTTTTTTACAATGTTAATTACACTTGCTTCAACTGCTCCAGTTCCAGATGCAGATAATGCTACAATGTCATTTTTTGTTTGAAAAACTTGTTGTGTTTTATCAACTACATCTGTGTATAATTCAACAAAATCATCACTTCTGTGATTAATAATAGGAGCAAGCATTGCTCTCATAACTCTATTAGGTACATTTGTAGGACCTGGAAGCATTGATAAATATTCCAATTTTTTCTCTCCACCGTAACTTTTTCATGGGTTTATTTATAATTAGAGATTTTTCAAACGTTGCTTAGCACTAGTTTTATTCAAAAAACTTTTTGTTCCTTCAGGTACAAGTTCCTCCCATTTCTGATCGCTAATTATCATATCTCGAATATTTGTTCCAGAAAGAGCATCTCTTTTAAAAAACGGTATTGACATTACAGTAACATTACGTTTTGAATAGAGATGTTTTGTTAAATCATCATTAGTAAAAACCACATCAAATTTTGGAACAAGCGTATCTATTAGATCAATCCATTTAATGTGATTTTCTAGATCTGGGATAAAATAGATTTGAATTTTTTGCTTCATAGATTCATCAATTGAAGCAAGAATCATTTCTTTTCTTTCTTCAGCTGAAAATGGGTTGTTTTTTTGTAAAGGTTTATTGGAGCTACCTAAACCTATCCATAATTTGTCAACTTTAGTCAATGCAAAACGTAAGGCAGCAAGATGTCCTAAGTGAAATGGTTGAAATCTTCCTATTAGTAGTCCATCCATAAAGATATCAACAGATTTCATTTTAAAAAACTATCATAAAGCGTTGCAATTGAGTAAAATCATATGAATTTTCTAAGAATTGATGGAGAATTTGGTGAGGGTGGTGGACAAATAATTCGTACAGCAATAACACTATCCTGTATAACGAAAAAACCCATTATTATAGAAAATATTAGAAAAAATAGAAAAATTCCTGGATTAAAAGCACAACATCTTACAGCAATTAAAATTCTTCAAAAAATTTGTAATGCAGAAGTTGAAGGAGCTAAAATAGGATCAACTAGTTTGAAGTTTACTCCAGGTAATGTAAAAAGTTGTAATTTGATTGAAGATGTTGGAACTGCAGGCAGTATATCTTTGATATCACAAGTATTGATTCCAGCGGTAGGAATTTGTAAAGAAAAATTAAACTTGACAATCAAAGGAGGTACAGACGCACTATGGAGTCCAACAATTGATTATACTCAATATGTCTTAAGAGAAGCATATTCAAGAATGGGAATTAATTTTTCAATTA is drawn from Candidatus Nitrosarchaeum limnium SFB1 and contains these coding sequences:
- a CDS encoding cytidyltransferase-like protein, producing the protein MKSVDIFMDGLLIGRFQPFHLGHLAALRFALTKVDKLWIGLGSSNKPLQKNNPFSAEERKEMILASIDESMKQKIQIYFIPDLENHIKWIDLIDTLVPKFDVVFTNDDLTKHLYSKRNVTVMSIPFFKRDALSGTNIRDMIISDQKWEELVPEGTKSFLNKTSAKQRLKNL
- a CDS encoding peptidylprolyl isomerase FKBP-type: MTFNKGSLILIDYTAKVKDTSEVFDTTIEEDAKKHSIHESNVKYQPKLVSIGEVSYPVLKGLDEALSKTAVGDKLTIEVTPDKGFGERDAGKVRMIPIRKLGEDAEKVSVGDTIEVDNKRGIIRFIGSGRVQIDYNHRYAGKTILYDVNVVKSLDSPNDKVDGILKNRLPLEDSKITFELKDKEVNITIPEEILRADGLQIMKHFIQLDIFKFVPSLEKVNFIETHLNKTQAKKTETKEEKKPEPKTA
- a CDS encoding Serine--pyruvate transaminase, whose protein sequence is MLPGPTNVPNRVMRAMLAPIINHRSDDFVELYTDVVDKTQQVFQTKNDIVALSASGTGAVEASVINIVKKGDKIIIPVNGEFSGRLAELIEAQGAHVVKLQTPPGQNATFDQVKEAFDNNKDVKAFYVVHNETSTGTMVNYLDRISDLTSRNDAMYIVDSVSILGGVNLPVDKWNIDVCMTGAQKAIAAPPGISPISVSPKAKKYMIANPPPTMYFNLARYFKYYEESKHTPFTPALPLLYAYREALSIMLEEGLEHVFKRHKVCSDALYSSLSAIGLTPFAKQEDRSISIIALNYLDGLEDKIFRDTLADKFKVLVAGGFGNLKGKVFRVGCMGEVNKYHVMRTVSAISSTLAMMGYKTDAQAGLKTAEEKLKAL
- a CDS encoding 3-dehydroquinate synthase, whose amino-acid sequence is MELPRLIEIGERNIGDFGKFVNSLNKSKSVSLISGVNVTKIVKKKIENSLKSNRIKFVWHMSGDNTISAINQIQKNVKKDGSHLIVGIGGGRSVDTAKMIAYNLGKPFVSVPTAASHDGMASPFVSVVSDKPHSIVASAPLGVFVDIDIIRKAPAKLLASGCGDLIANIIAVKDWQLGHEKTGEYYGRYSADLALMSAKIVMENSSQYAKNGLDVRIIVEALISAGVASCIAGSSRPCSGAEHLFSHALDKIAPGRGLHGEKCGIGSIMMAKLQGQDWKKIAKTLKDVGAPTTAKQVNLKSDEIVNALMIAQELRPERYTILKEIDMTEKKALNLAKITNVI